In Deltaproteobacteria bacterium, a single window of DNA contains:
- the secF gene encoding protein translocase subunit SecF produces the protein MEFIKPDTKIDFVRWMKAAIIISLVIILTGIVSIIWHGGLNYGIDFAGGSLVQIKFKEEPEIDKIRSNFEEIGLENSIIQTYGTHELVVRTPEARTDLKELEAKIGTSLATAYPTGSFEIQRTEVVGPKIGKDLTKKALLAIIFSWIGILIYVGFRFEFRYAVGGVIALIHDVLVTLSIFSLMNKEFDLNIVAAMLTIIGFSINDTIVIFDRIRENSRKNIRMGQRDIINMSVNQTLSRTILTSLTVLMVLVVLFFFGGSVIHNFVFTLLVGTMAGVYSSVFIASPVVLLFERIKPSSRTRKK, from the coding sequence ATGGAATTTATCAAACCGGATACCAAAATCGACTTCGTGCGCTGGATGAAAGCGGCCATCATCATATCGCTTGTGATTATCCTGACGGGCATCGTTTCGATCATCTGGCATGGCGGACTCAACTACGGCATTGATTTTGCGGGCGGCTCCCTGGTACAGATCAAGTTCAAGGAAGAACCCGAGATCGATAAAATACGCAGTAATTTCGAGGAAATTGGTCTGGAGAACAGCATCATCCAGACGTACGGCACCCATGAACTGGTCGTGCGAACCCCGGAAGCAAGGACAGACCTCAAAGAACTGGAAGCAAAGATCGGGACGTCCCTCGCGACGGCTTATCCGACGGGAAGTTTTGAAATTCAACGAACGGAGGTCGTCGGCCCCAAAATCGGAAAAGACCTGACCAAAAAGGCCCTGTTGGCCATTATCTTCTCCTGGATCGGGATCCTCATTTACGTCGGCTTCCGGTTTGAATTCCGTTACGCCGTGGGCGGCGTTATCGCCCTGATCCACGATGTCCTTGTGACCCTGTCAATCTTCTCCCTGATGAACAAGGAATTCGATTTGAATATCGTGGCAGCCATGCTGACAATCATCGGCTTTTCGATTAACGACACCATCGTCATTTTCGACCGGATACGGGAAAATTCCCGAAAAAACATTCGCATGGGACAAAGGGATATCATTAACATGAGCGTCAATCAGACGTTAAGCCGGACAATCCTGACCTCCCTTACGGTTCTGATGGTTCTGGTCGTTCTGTTCTTTTTCGGCGGCTCGGTCATTCACAACTTTGTTTTTACGTTACTGGTGGGAACGATGGCCGGTGTTTATTCGTCTGTTTTTATCGCCAGTCCGGTCGTTCTGCTTTTTGAAAGAATCAAACCGTCATCGAGAACCAGGAAGAAATAA
- a CDS encoding DUF456 family protein has protein sequence MAPLETLALAAFIGTLFLGIFLCIHGLPGLALIAANILAYALVTGFEKIAWQAALFMCLVAIAVEIGDLFYFMRGSPRFNPSRQSIMTSFAGCFLLPLLLTPPFLIIGLVGGFFLGGVFGMLSILITQESQLKPAYRIPFRVFVGRMAGLLWKGSVASTLVCFTLLLSYD, from the coding sequence TTGGCTCCCCTTGAAACCCTCGCATTAGCCGCGTTTATCGGTACTTTATTCCTAGGAATATTTCTGTGCATCCACGGACTCCCGGGCCTGGCTCTGATTGCGGCCAATATCCTGGCTTATGCCCTCGTTACGGGGTTCGAGAAAATCGCCTGGCAGGCGGCGCTGTTTATGTGCCTCGTGGCCATTGCAGTGGAAATCGGCGATCTCTTTTACTTCATGCGTGGATCTCCTCGATTCAATCCTTCCCGGCAATCCATCATGACATCGTTTGCCGGCTGTTTTTTGTTACCCCTGCTGCTGACTCCGCCCTTTCTGATTATCGGATTGGTCGGCGGCTTTTTTCTCGGGGGGGTATTCGGCATGCTTTCCATCCTGATAACTCAGGAAAGCCAATTAAAACCCGCATACCGAATCCCGTTTCGCGTATTCGTCGGAAGGATGGCGGGCCTCCTCTGGAAAGGCTCCGTCGCCTCGACACTGGTTTGCTTCACCCTTTTGCTATCCTATGACTAA
- the lepB gene encoding signal peptidase I encodes MTKEMTLMPPTSRPKSKIQEYAEAIIIAILIAVFIRTFIVQAFKIPSGSMKPTLQIGDHILVNKFIYGVKIPWLRNTIIPVTEPKRGDIVVFIYPQDRSKDFIKRVIGLAGDKIEIRNKAIYINDQLYDDGRGVYVDEYVIPGALQPRDNLPPVTVPPDSIFVMGDNRDQSYDSRFWGFVELKDVMGKAFMIYWSWDRENFSVRWSRILDILQ; translated from the coding sequence ATGACTAAGGAAATGACTCTTATGCCCCCTACATCCCGGCCCAAATCAAAAATTCAGGAATATGCGGAAGCAATCATCATTGCCATCCTCATTGCTGTTTTCATTCGGACTTTCATTGTTCAGGCGTTCAAAATCCCGTCGGGTTCAATGAAGCCCACCCTGCAGATCGGTGATCATATCCTGGTGAATAAATTCATCTACGGCGTTAAAATCCCCTGGCTGCGGAATACCATCATACCTGTGACGGAACCGAAGCGTGGAGATATCGTCGTTTTCATTTATCCACAGGATCGATCAAAAGATTTCATCAAGCGTGTCATCGGTTTAGCCGGTGACAAAATCGAAATCAGAAACAAGGCCATTTACATCAACGACCAGCTTTACGATGACGGTCGCGGCGTCTATGTCGATGAGTACGTCATCCCCGGCGCCCTTCAGCCCCGTGATAACTTGCCTCCCGTCACGGTACCGCCCGATTCCATTTTTGTCATGGGGGACAACCGGGATCAGAGCTATGACAGCCGCTTCTGGGGTTTCGTTGAACTTAAGGATGTCATGGGTAAAGCTTTTATGATCTACTGGTCGTGGGATAGAGAGAATTTCAGCGTTCGCTGGTCAAGAATCCTCGATATCCTGCAATGA
- a CDS encoding Nramp family divalent metal transporter, whose protein sequence is MTARFLSRIRRKISGIFQKRFWVTLSVFFALIGPGIITSNVDNDAAGITTYSLAGAEYGLNLLWILVPIVFALIIIQEMGARMGVVTGKGLSDLIRERFGAKITFYLMVVLLLTNLGNTIAEFAGVAASMEIFNVSKYVSVPIAAFFVWLLVVKWNYKSVEKVFLVACLFYLSYIVSGVMSEPDWHEIGTSLVKPSVQFDPGYLTMAIGLVGTTIAPWMQFYLQSSVVDKGIRISEYRYTRTDVIIGSFMVNIVAFFIITLCAVTLFQNGIRIETAKDAALALEPLAGKYSALLFAFGLLNASLFAASILPLSTAYTICEAFGWEASLNHKFAEAPQFYGLYSLMIVLGAGIILLPQFPLIWIMYYSQVLNGLLLPVILIFMLLLINDRRRMGSYTNGSAMNIVSWLTVSALVILSLAMVVSLVWGG, encoded by the coding sequence ATGACGGCGCGGTTCTTATCCCGCATTCGGCGGAAGATCTCCGGTATTTTTCAGAAACGTTTCTGGGTTACCCTGTCGGTCTTCTTTGCCCTCATCGGCCCGGGCATCATCACCTCCAATGTCGATAACGATGCCGCCGGTATTACCACCTACTCCCTGGCGGGTGCAGAATACGGCCTGAACCTTCTGTGGATTCTCGTCCCCATTGTTTTCGCCTTGATAATCATTCAGGAAATGGGTGCCCGGATGGGTGTCGTGACGGGTAAAGGTTTATCCGATCTGATCCGGGAACGATTCGGTGCCAAAATCACCTTTTATCTGATGGTGGTCCTGCTCCTGACAAACCTGGGGAACACAATCGCCGAGTTCGCCGGCGTCGCGGCCAGCATGGAAATTTTCAATGTGAGCAAGTACGTTTCCGTGCCGATCGCCGCCTTTTTCGTCTGGCTGCTGGTGGTGAAATGGAACTACAAGTCCGTTGAGAAGGTCTTCCTCGTTGCCTGCCTGTTCTACCTGTCCTATATCGTGTCCGGCGTCATGAGCGAGCCGGACTGGCATGAGATCGGAACGTCACTCGTCAAACCTTCCGTGCAATTCGATCCGGGATACCTGACGATGGCTATCGGCCTTGTCGGTACGACCATCGCTCCCTGGATGCAGTTCTATTTACAATCTTCCGTAGTGGACAAAGGAATTCGTATCTCCGAATACCGTTATACGCGTACCGATGTAATCATCGGCTCCTTCATGGTCAACATAGTGGCGTTTTTCATCATCACACTCTGCGCCGTGACCCTGTTTCAAAACGGCATCCGAATCGAAACCGCCAAGGATGCTGCCCTGGCCTTGGAACCTCTGGCGGGGAAATACAGCGCCCTCCTTTTTGCTTTTGGGCTTCTCAACGCCTCCCTGTTTGCCGCCTCGATCCTCCCGCTTTCCACGGCCTATACCATCTGTGAGGCATTCGGTTGGGAAGCGAGCTTAAACCATAAATTTGCTGAAGCACCCCAGTTCTACGGACTCTATTCGCTCATGATTGTTTTGGGAGCGGGTATTATTCTTTTGCCGCAATTTCCGCTGATCTGGATCATGTACTACTCCCAGGTCCTCAACGGTTTGCTCCTGCCTGTGATACTCATCTTTATGCTCTTGCTGATCAATGACCGACGGCGCATGGGGAGCTACACCAACGGATCGGCCATGAATATCGTTTCCTGGCTGACCGTGTCCGCCCTTGTGATTCTTTCTCTGGCCATGGTCGTTTCCCTGGTGTGGGGGGGATGA